CAACAGCTTATAAATAGCTTGCTACAGCCTACCGTTCAGTGATTCTTCGATgtctaggaattttattttatttttattttttccttcttttgactGATGATTTTGCATGCAAATATATGGTGACGTCGCAGGTTGTATCGAAAGCATTGGCACCATTAAAGGTACATTGATTATTTTAAAGGTACTTTGTCTGTCTAAGATACCAAGTCGCCAACAGTCAAGAAAAATCAGTGATTATCAATCCAGAAACCCAAATGGCAGGGCAACACAGTAGTCATAGTCACTATCTGGTTTCTGACACTTGAGGCACGAAAGGGAAATTTAATACAGTTCACCTCCTATTGGGATAGAATGTCTGGTTTTATCAGTTCTGTTTATTTAAGAGGACATTCCATCCTACAAGTTCAGGGCACCAGTATACCTAAATGATTGGTTGAAAGGCTAATGAGTACAGCCACTTAACAACCAATGCGTTACTCTGTCAATATTACTCAAAACATTCCAAAATAGCATGAACAAACATAGCATCATAATGTTCAGCAAAACATACAGATTTTGTGGAAGCCATTGTTAGGGAAGAAAACCACTAAACCAGTGGGGAATAAAAGAGTATATCTATCTTGgctaaaaaataatgttttagaGAGATTAAATGATAAGGTTGTGACTTAGGTCAATAATCCCTTCAATGACTTACTGATGTTTAATAGCAGTAAGGCTAACAAACAAGGGAGAATAGCCCAGGTGTCTCGCATGCTTTTAGCCTCATTAGAATACACAGTAAAGGGCAAACAACTAGATTTTAAACCGGAGGTTTTTAAGAAGTTTATTGAATTTCATAGCTATAACGACAAATGGGAAACCGGCTATAATGGAGATTACTCCATTTACATAATTAAGATCCAGAAAAACCTTACCACTAGATGCAGAAAACTTAACAAATTTACCATGCTTCTCCCATCATTGCTCCAAGTTTTTATACTGGATCATTATCTAGCCTACCAGGTATCAGTTGAAATTCATTGTCTTGTTGGGAGAAACCATGGTCTTTGGACATATTCTTCAATGATTGATACGCCTGGTACATGGACCACCTGTCCTTGGGCCGAGAAACCACGCAATTACATGCAATTTTAAGGAACTGCAAGATTTCCTCTTCATGACCCTTTCCACACAGGGCCTTATCAATGGCATCTTTCGTTCGACCAGCACTGGAGAGGTGATTCATCCAATTCACCAAGTTGCCCTTAAATCCTTCCTCGACACTGTTAACTTCAAGAGGCTTTTGTCCAGTTACCAATTCAAGAAGCACCACCCCAAATCCATAAGCATCCCCTTTCAGCGAAGCAACCAATGTGCTTGGGTATTCTGGAGCCACATAACCAAGTTCTCCCAAGTCCCCATTGACAAAACTACTCTCATTAGAATCAGAAGAAGTCATCAGCCTTGCCAACCCAAAATCCATTATCCTGGCATCAAAGTCCTCGTCAATAAGGATCACACTGGAGCACACATTCTGATGCATAATTGGGGGGCGGCACCCACGGTGCAGCCAGGCCAGACCCCGAGCCGCTCCCAAACCAATCCTAAATCTACCTGACCAGTCCAATGCATCACCACCACTTCCATGCAACAAAGAAGACAGAGTCCCATTACACATATGCTTATAGACCAAAAGCTTCTCTTCCGCTACCACACAAAACCCCAAAAGGGGTGCCAGATTGGGGTGCCTAAGCTGTCCTAATCGGTTCATCTCCAAACGAAACTGCTTCTCCGGAAGCTTACAAGTACTCAAACGCTTGATTGCAAGCGCCGATCCATCCGGCAGCACAGCCTTGTAAGTAGTCCCAGTTCTAGTTGAAATGATTATATTTTCGGGGCAGAAGTTGTTGGTGGCTGCCATTAAATCCGCCAACTTAACCTTGACAAGCGGTTTCTGAAACAACGTAACTTGAACCAGTCTGTGTGCCCTCAACCTCTCAGCCCAATCATCATCTCTGCCAAGCCCATACCCTCTCTTCCTCCTACCCAACCTCAAATGGTACCACCACCACGCCCCAAAACCCAGCAACAACGACCCCGCCGCACCAAACACCCCTGCAGCAATGATAATGGCCAAATTCTTCTTGCTCAACCCCCCACACTTCCCTAAAGGTCCCCCACAAAGCCCATCATTCCCAGTAAAACCGGCCTTGTCAAACCGACCGAAAGGCGACGGCACCCTACCCGTAAGATCATTATTCGCCACGGAAAACTTGTTCAGCCTACCCAAACTAGAGAGTTCGTAAGGTATGGTGCCTGAGAGCT
The genomic region above belongs to Carya illinoinensis cultivar Pawnee chromosome 4, C.illinoinensisPawnee_v1, whole genome shotgun sequence and contains:
- the LOC122307778 gene encoding probable inactive receptor kinase At1g27190; amino-acid sequence: MRGQTDGKKFLVIFNFVIVPIALFLAFSASSAEVVLHDDFKCLQGLKNSLRDPLQKLGSWSFSNTSAGFICKFVGVSCWNDRENRVLSLELRDMKLSGTVPESLKYCRSLQNLDLSANDLHGTIPKETCTWLSFLVTLDLSNNGLSGSIPPELANCKYLNSLMMSDNKLSGTIPYELSSLGRLNKFSVANNDLTGRVPSPFGRFDKAGFTGNDGLCGGPLGKCGGLSKKNLAIIIAAGVFGAAGSLLLGFGAWWWYHLRLGRRKRGYGLGRDDDWAERLRAHRLVQVTLFQKPLVKVKLADLMAATNNFCPENIIISTRTGTTYKAVLPDGSALAIKRLSTCKLPEKQFRLEMNRLGQLRHPNLAPLLGFCVVAEEKLLVYKHMCNGTLSSLLHGSGGDALDWSGRFRIGLGAARGLAWLHRGCRPPIMHQNVCSSVILIDEDFDARIMDFGLARLMTSSDSNESSFVNGDLGELGYVAPEYPSTLVASLKGDAYGFGVVLLELVTGQKPLEVNSVEEGFKGNLVNWMNHLSSAGRTKDAIDKALCGKGHEEEILQFLKIACNCVVSRPKDRWSMYQAYQSLKNMSKDHGFSQQDNEFQLIPGRLDNDPV